From the genome of Nitrosopumilus sp., one region includes:
- a CDS encoding Lrp/AsnC family transcriptional regulator, protein MATAYVLVNCDLGSEESVISELKSIEGVLEVHGTFGAYDIMAKVESGQVEALREIITWKIRRIPKIRSTLTLMGIEGQN, encoded by the coding sequence TTGGCAACAGCTTATGTTCTCGTAAACTGTGACTTGGGTTCTGAAGAATCAGTAATTTCAGAATTAAAATCGATTGAAGGTGTCCTGGAAGTGCATGGAACCTTTGGCGCATATGACATCATGGCTAAGGTTGAGTCTGGTCAGGTGGAGGCATTACGCGAGATCATTACTTGGAAAATTAGAAGGATTCCAAAAATTCGTTCGACGCTTACATTGATGGGAATTGAAGGACAAAATTAG